From a single Myxocyprinus asiaticus isolate MX2 ecotype Aquarium Trade chromosome 33, UBuf_Myxa_2, whole genome shotgun sequence genomic region:
- the LOC127423748 gene encoding cytoplasmic tRNA 2-thiolation protein 1 — protein MPVQCSNCVQRRAVLKRPKTGHSLCKDCFFWAFEEEIHQTIVSAGLFNRGETVAIGASGGKDSTVLAHVMKVLNERYDYGLNLLLLSVDEGITGYRDDSLETVKRNQQQYELPLKIVSYEELYGWTMDAIVKQVGLKNNCTFCGVFRRQALDRGAMMLKVDKICTGHNADDVAETVLMNVLRGDIARLRRCTDISTASEGEGAIPRCKPLKYAYEKEIVLYAYFKKLDYFSTECIYSPNAYRGHARAFLKDLESIRPSSIIDVIHSGETLSIKEGVKMPVQGTCSRCGYISSQALCKSCVLLEGLNRGLPKLGIGKHHRLHGKILAQEPLTEQEEKKLKAVDF, from the exons ATGCCCGTCCAGTGCAGTAACTGTGTGCAAAGACGTGCTGTGCTCAAACGGCCCAAGACTGGACACTCCCTTTGTAAGGACTGCTTCTTCTGGGCCTTTGAGGAGGAGATCCATCAAACCATCGTGTCTGCTGGACTCTTCAATCGCGGGGAGACCGTGGCCATTGGAGCCTCGGGTGGGAAGGACTCGACTGTGCTGGCCCATGTGATGAAGGTTTTGAATGAGCGTTATGATTACGGACTCAATCTTCTGCTGCTGTCTGTGGATGAGGGCATCACCGGTTATAGAGATGATTCACTGGAGACGGTGAAGAGAAACCAGCAGCAGTATGAGCTGCCGCTTAAGATCGTGTCTTATGAGGAGCTGTACGGATGGACGATGGATGCCATCGTGAAGCAGGTTGGGTTGAAGAACAACTGCACGTTCTGTGGCGTGTTCCGCAGACAGGCGCTGGATAGGGGAGCTATGATGCTGAAAGTGGACAAGATCTGCACAG GTCACAATGCAGATGACGTGGCGGAGACGGTGCTGATGAACGTCCTGCGAGGGGACATAGCACGACTCAGGCGCTGCACCGACATCAGCACGGCCAGTGAAGGAGAGGGCGCCATACCACGCTGCAAGCCCCTCAAATACGCCTATGAGAAAGAGATCGTCCTCTACGCCTATTTTAAAAAGCTTGATTACTTTTCCACAGAGTGCATCTACTCACCCAACGCCTACCGGGGCCACGCTCGTGCCTTCCTCAAAGACCTGGAGTCCATCAGGCCCAGCTCCATCATAGACGTCATCCACTCCGGAGAAACCCTCTCGATAAAGGAGGGAGTGAAGATGCCCGTTCAGGGAACATGCTCGCGCTGTGGGTACATCTCGAGTCAGGCCTTGTGTAAGTCCTGTGTTCTGTTGGAGGGTCTGAATAGAGGTTTACCCAAGCTGGGCATCGGGAAACATCACCGTCTGCACGGCAAAATTCTCGCACAGGAGCCTTTGACCGAGCAGGAAGAGAAGAAACTGAAAGCTGTAgacttctga